A genomic region of bacterium contains the following coding sequences:
- a CDS encoding glycosyltransferase, translated as MKRITVLFIIDVLFGEGGTEVHLFNLVTGLDPKRFRPIIVPLFPEESPMIDRMRAEGLLVFPLPVHRLHSFATLGKLRQLVALIKTHKVDIVQTYHFMSDVLGSLAAKLAGVPWALSSRRDKGFNERGVHRLVRRLITPLVDLDICVSEDLRRQLLAVEKRGEARVITLYNGTTAAPRLSAAARQAKLAELGLDGTRPVVGSVMNFRPIKGAQYLVEAAVQVLRQFPEVQFVIVGGLAVRLEAVSAYQNKIIEIIKRHHMNGSLKFVGNREDAREIMELFDVFVLPSLSEGFSNALIEAMRAGKGIIATAVGGNPEAIDHGVNGVLVPPGDENAIARSLLELLAHPGTAKHLGECARAKAERCFTVERMVRDFASLYERLYQGDLSTQ; from the coding sequence ATGAAGCGAATAACCGTGTTATTTATCATCGATGTCCTTTTTGGGGAAGGAGGGACGGAGGTTCATTTATTCAATCTGGTGACCGGACTGGATCCAAAACGTTTCCGCCCCATCATAGTCCCTTTGTTTCCTGAAGAGAGTCCTATGATCGACAGGATGCGTGCAGAGGGCCTACTCGTCTTTCCCCTGCCAGTGCATCGTCTGCACTCTTTTGCCACTTTGGGGAAACTCCGGCAACTTGTAGCGCTGATCAAGACACACAAGGTGGATATTGTCCAGACCTATCATTTCATGTCCGATGTGCTGGGCAGTCTGGCGGCCAAGCTGGCTGGCGTGCCCTGGGCCCTTTCGAGCCGGCGTGACAAGGGATTCAATGAGCGCGGGGTCCACCGGCTTGTGCGGCGTTTGATTACGCCACTGGTCGACCTGGATATCTGTGTCTCGGAGGATCTACGCAGGCAGCTGCTGGCCGTAGAGAAGAGAGGGGAGGCCCGGGTCATCACCCTCTATAACGGCACCACAGCTGCACCCCGACTTTCAGCCGCGGCGCGCCAGGCCAAGCTCGCCGAGCTGGGCCTAGATGGCACCCGACCAGTTGTTGGCAGCGTGATGAACTTCAGACCGATCAAGGGGGCGCAATATCTGGTGGAGGCGGCCGTCCAGGTTTTACGCCAATTTCCGGAGGTGCAGTTTGTGATCGTGGGAGGACTTGCCGTTCGGTTGGAGGCGGTTTCGGCTTATCAAAATAAAATTATTGAGATTATAAAGCGTCATCATATGAATGGTTCACTCAAGTTTGTCGGCAACCGTGAAGATGCGCGCGAAATCATGGAGCTTTTTGACGTCTTTGTCCTCCCCTCCCTTAGTGAGGGGTTCTCCAACGCATTAATCGAGGCGATGCGGGCAGGCAAGGGAATCATTGCCACGGCCGTCGGCGGCAATCCCGAGGCCATCGATCATGGAGTGAATGGCGTGCTGGTGCCACCGGGTGATGAAAACGCGATCGCCCGATCCCTTCTGGAGTTATTGGCACATCCTGGAACCGCGAAGCACCTCGGCGAGTGTGCCCGGGCGAAGGCTGAACGCTGTTTTACAGTGGAGCGGATGGTGCGGGATTTTGCCAGCCTGTATGAGCGCCTTTACCAAGGGGATCTGAGTACCCAATGA
- a CDS encoding polysaccharide deacetylase family protein translates to MRLKKTVKLLLAQVFYYSGIAGFIRRHRPCKGVKILAYHRVNRPRMDPLGMAISPRDFAIHMSYLAASYKVISMSQAVESLGQDLANTVVVSFDDGYADNYFNAFPVLKRNALPAIVFLTAGPIDERGHLWYDQVVQALITCQSSSLDLSAFGLGRWTVATQQQKLRAARFLVHYAKKNLDQSQLRMLLQLLEEQGNGGKGIASEMMTWDQINEMKNSGIEFGAHTLTHVILSGVEQEVQVEEIQKSREIIERHTGKPVVFFAYPNGEADDFTSETIDLLKSAGFQAACTLIPGWNTGGDPFVLKRIGVDEDFTGYGSFGTKAIFACELAGLFDFFLLRRRSPEREHGNEHIPAGRNSEKAG, encoded by the coding sequence ATGCGCCTGAAAAAAACAGTCAAACTCTTGCTTGCCCAGGTATTCTATTACTCTGGCATAGCCGGTTTTATCCGCAGGCATAGGCCATGCAAGGGTGTAAAGATCCTGGCTTACCACCGTGTCAATCGTCCACGGATGGATCCCCTGGGCATGGCCATCTCACCACGGGACTTTGCGATCCATATGAGCTATCTGGCGGCTAGCTATAAAGTGATTTCGATGTCCCAGGCTGTAGAATCGCTCGGACAGGATCTTGCTAATACCGTGGTGGTGTCTTTTGATGATGGGTATGCGGATAACTATTTTAACGCCTTCCCGGTGCTGAAACGAAACGCCTTGCCGGCGATTGTCTTTCTGACCGCAGGGCCGATCGACGAACGCGGGCACTTGTGGTATGACCAGGTCGTCCAGGCCTTGATCACGTGCCAAAGCAGCAGCCTGGACCTTTCTGCTTTTGGCCTGGGAAGGTGGACCGTTGCGACCCAACAGCAGAAACTCCGTGCTGCCCGGTTCCTTGTGCACTATGCCAAGAAAAATCTGGATCAATCGCAGCTCCGGATGCTGCTGCAGCTATTGGAGGAGCAAGGCAATGGAGGCAAAGGCATCGCCAGCGAAATGATGACCTGGGACCAAATCAACGAAATGAAGAATAGCGGAATAGAGTTCGGCGCGCATACCCTGACGCATGTTATTCTTTCAGGCGTGGAGCAGGAGGTTCAGGTTGAAGAGATCCAAAAGTCCAGGGAGATCATTGAACGTCACACGGGCAAGCCGGTTGTGTTTTTCGCCTATCCCAACGGAGAAGCGGACGATTTTACCTCAGAAACCATCGACCTACTCAAGTCGGCTGGTTTCCAGGCGGCATGTACCCTGATTCCTGGCTGGAATACGGGGGGCGATCCTTTCGTACTGAAACGGATCGGTGTGGATGAGGACTTTACGGGCTATGGCTCGTTCGGCACGAAAGCGATTTTTGCCTGCGAGCTGGCCGGCCTTTTTGATTTTTTCCTGCTGAGACGCCGATCTCCCGAACGAGAGCACGGAAATGAGCATATTCCAGCGGGTAGAAACAGCGAAAAGGCCGGTTAG